A genome region from Pseudomonas sp. S06B 330 includes the following:
- a CDS encoding carboxy terminal-processing peptidase encodes MKHFLPSTTLALLIGLGSLPLAGNAWAANSWDKLQPDRDEVVASLNVVELLKRHHYSKPPLNDARSVIIYDSYIKLLDPARSYFLASDIAEFDKWKTQFDDFLKSGNLDPGFTIYKRYLDRVKSRLDFALAELNKGVDNFDFTTKETLLVDRKDAPWVKNQAELDDLWRKRVKDEVLRLKIAGKEPKAIQELLTKRYKNQLTRLDQTRAEDIFQTYINTFAQSYDPHTNYLSPDSAENFDINMSLSLEGIGAVLQSDNDQVKIVRLVPAGPAAKTKQVAPADKIIGVAQGDKEMVDVIGWRLDEVVKLIRGPKGSVVRLEVIPASNAPNDQTTKIVPITREAVKLEEQAAKKSVLKLKQDGRDYKLGIIEIPAFYLDFKAFRAGDPEYKSTTRDVKKLLTELQKEKVDGVVIDLRNNGGGSLQEATELTSLFIDKGPTVLVRNSDGRVDVLEDENTGAFYKGPLALVVNRLSASASEIFAGAMQDYHRALILGGQTFGKGTVQTIQPLNHGELKLTLAKFYRVSGQSTQHQGVLPDIDYPSIIDTKEIGESALPEAMPWDTIRPAIKPAVDPFKPYLAQLKARHDSRTAKDPEFVYIRDRLALTQKLMNEKTVSLNEAERRAQHADIESKQLALENTRRKAKGEEPLKELKKEDEDALPVEPDDTKPEDDAYLTESGRILLDYLGLNSAVAKNNP; translated from the coding sequence ATGAAGCATTTTTTGCCAAGCACCACCCTCGCACTGTTGATCGGCCTGGGCAGTCTGCCGTTGGCAGGCAATGCATGGGCCGCCAACAGCTGGGATAAACTCCAGCCTGACCGCGATGAAGTGGTTGCCAGCCTCAACGTGGTTGAGCTGCTCAAGCGCCACCACTACAGCAAGCCGCCGCTCAATGATGCGCGCTCAGTGATCATCTACGACAGCTACATCAAACTGCTCGATCCGGCGCGCAGCTATTTCCTGGCCAGCGATATCGCCGAGTTCGACAAGTGGAAGACCCAGTTCGACGATTTCCTCAAAAGCGGCAATCTCGACCCCGGTTTCACCATCTACAAGCGCTACCTGGACCGGGTCAAATCGCGTCTGGACTTCGCCCTGGCTGAATTGAACAAAGGTGTCGACAACTTCGATTTCACCACCAAGGAAACCCTGCTGGTCGACCGCAAGGACGCCCCGTGGGTCAAGAACCAGGCTGAACTCGACGACCTGTGGCGCAAGCGTGTCAAAGATGAAGTGCTGCGTCTGAAAATTGCCGGCAAAGAACCCAAGGCGATTCAGGAGCTGCTGACCAAGCGTTACAAGAATCAGCTGACGCGCCTGGACCAGACCCGCGCTGAAGATATCTTCCAGACCTACATCAACACCTTCGCCCAGTCCTACGACCCGCACACCAACTACCTGTCGCCAGACAGCGCGGAAAACTTCGATATCAACATGAGCCTGTCGCTCGAAGGTATCGGTGCCGTGCTGCAAAGCGACAACGATCAGGTCAAGATCGTGCGCCTGGTCCCGGCCGGCCCTGCCGCCAAGACCAAGCAAGTGGCCCCGGCCGACAAGATCATCGGTGTTGCCCAGGGCGACAAGGAAATGGTCGACGTGATCGGCTGGCGCCTGGATGAAGTGGTCAAGCTGATCCGTGGGCCGAAGGGCTCTGTGGTCCGCCTGGAAGTGATCCCGGCCAGCAATGCGCCGAACGACCAGACCACCAAGATCGTGCCGATCACCCGTGAAGCGGTGAAGCTTGAAGAGCAGGCGGCGAAAAAGTCGGTGCTCAAACTCAAGCAGGATGGCCGCGACTACAAACTCGGCATCATCGAGATCCCGGCCTTCTACCTGGACTTCAAGGCCTTCCGTGCCGGTGATCCGGAGTACAAGAGCACCACCCGTGACGTGAAGAAGCTGCTCACCGAACTGCAGAAGGAAAAAGTCGACGGCGTGGTCATCGACCTGCGCAACAACGGCGGCGGATCCCTGCAGGAAGCCACAGAGCTGACCAGCCTGTTCATCGACAAGGGCCCGACGGTGCTGGTACGCAACAGCGACGGTCGCGTCGACGTGCTCGAAGACGAAAACACCGGTGCCTTCTACAAAGGCCCGCTGGCGTTGGTGGTCAACCGCCTGTCCGCCTCGGCTTCGGAGATTTTCGCCGGCGCCATGCAGGACTATCACCGTGCGCTGATCCTCGGTGGCCAGACCTTCGGCAAAGGCACCGTGCAGACCATCCAGCCGCTTAACCATGGCGAACTGAAGCTGACCCTGGCCAAGTTCTACCGTGTCTCCGGACAGAGCACCCAGCATCAGGGCGTACTGCCGGACATCGACTACCCGTCGATCATCGACACCAAGGAAATCGGCGAGAGCGCCCTGCCTGAAGCCATGCCGTGGGACACCATCCGCCCGGCAATCAAGCCTGCGGTTGATCCGTTCAAGCCGTACCTGGCCCAACTCAAGGCCCGTCATGACAGCCGCACCGCCAAGGATCCGGAGTTCGTCTACATTCGCGACCGCCTGGCGCTGACCCAGAAGCTGATGAACGAGAAGACTGTCAGCCTCAACGAAGCCGAACGCCGTGCCCAGCATGCCGACATTGAAAGCAAGCAACTGGCACTGGAAAACACCCGGCGCAAGGCCAAGGGCGAAGAGCCGCTCAAGGAACTGAAGAAGGAAGACGAAGACGCACTGCCAGTCGAGCCGGACGATACCAAACCGGAAGACGACGCCTACCTGACAGAGTCCGGGCGAATCCTGCTCGACTACCTGGGGCTGAACTCGGCCGTGGCGAAAAACAACCCGTAA
- a CDS encoding YkvA family protein yields MKAPWNFARFLPLAERLLSRGRLPALLFAVARKGPRLGKLREDVRLMQALCLAWWRGEYRSISPRALVTVVAGLLYFVSPLDAIPDWLLGVGFLDDIAVLAWVMKAVSDELAAFNAWRNRQAPEKLRVVERLPATPEALRLEQPKG; encoded by the coding sequence ATGAAAGCACCGTGGAATTTCGCCCGCTTTCTGCCCTTGGCTGAGCGCTTGCTCAGTCGCGGCCGTCTGCCAGCGTTGCTGTTTGCTGTGGCCCGCAAAGGCCCGCGGCTGGGCAAGTTGCGTGAAGACGTGCGTCTGATGCAGGCCCTGTGCCTGGCCTGGTGGCGTGGTGAATACCGTTCGATCAGCCCCAGGGCGCTGGTGACGGTGGTGGCGGGGCTGCTGTACTTTGTCAGCCCCCTGGACGCGATCCCCGACTGGTTGCTGGGCGTGGGGTTTCTCGATGACATTGCCGTACTGGCCTGGGTCATGAAGGCCGTGTCGGACGAACTGGCCGCCTTCAACGCCTGGCGCAACCGTCAGGCGCCGGAAAAACTGCGCGTGGTCGAGCGTTTGCCGGCCACCCCTGAAGCCCTGCGACTGGAACAGCCCAAAGGCTAA
- the pcaQ gene encoding pca operon transcription factor PcaQ encodes MNLDTRIKFRHLLCFLEIARQGSFAKAADAMAITQPAISKTLKELEELLQTRLFERSKQGVELTPAGVRFMRYAGPSVQALREGVSSVRGEEHAPPQVRIGVLSTVESLLMPEVLCRLHQRHDALVVSVATGPSAYLLAQLHVGELDLVIGRMTDSPQIQGLLFEHLYSESMSLVVRPGHPLLARQPLERSQLGRYPLVLPLAGTTIRKHADSLFVQCAIEQPVQRLETLSPALSRRYVQSSDAVWVAPRDAVRIDLGRGELCELDLGVKEPGGSVGICSNAALPLSMPARWLCEVLREVAGQYRDGRYP; translated from the coding sequence ATGAACCTCGACACCCGAATCAAATTCCGCCATTTGCTGTGCTTTCTTGAAATCGCCCGCCAGGGCAGTTTTGCCAAAGCCGCCGACGCCATGGCAATCACTCAGCCGGCCATCTCCAAGACCCTCAAGGAGCTGGAAGAATTGCTGCAGACCCGGCTGTTCGAGCGCAGCAAGCAGGGGGTCGAGCTGACCCCGGCCGGGGTGCGTTTCATGCGCTATGCCGGTCCCAGCGTGCAGGCGCTGCGTGAGGGCGTGAGCAGTGTGCGTGGCGAAGAGCATGCGCCACCACAGGTGCGCATCGGTGTGCTGTCGACGGTGGAAAGCCTGTTGATGCCAGAGGTGCTTTGCCGTCTGCATCAACGCCATGATGCCCTGGTGGTCAGCGTCGCTACAGGCCCGAGCGCGTACCTGCTGGCGCAACTGCATGTGGGGGAGCTGGACCTGGTGATCGGGCGTATGACTGATAGCCCGCAGATTCAAGGCCTTTTATTTGAGCACCTGTACAGCGAATCAATGTCGTTGGTGGTGCGTCCGGGCCATCCCTTGCTCGCCCGTCAGCCCCTTGAGCGCAGTCAGCTTGGACGCTATCCGCTGGTGCTGCCGTTGGCCGGCACAACCATCCGCAAGCATGCCGACAGCCTGTTCGTGCAGTGCGCCATCGAGCAACCGGTACAGCGCTTGGAAACGCTTTCACCGGCCTTGAGCCGACGTTATGTGCAAAGCAGCGACGCCGTCTGGGTCGCACCGCGTGATGCGGTGCGCATCGACCTGGGGCGTGGTGAGTTGTGTGAACTGGACCTGGGTGTAAAAGAACCGGGAGGCTCGGTGGGCATCTGCAGCAACGCCGCCTTGCCGCTGAGTATGCCGGCACGCTGGTTGTGTGAGGTGCTGCGCGAAGTGGCCGGTCAGTACCGCGACGGCCGTTATCCATGA
- the nirB gene encoding nitrite reductase large subunit NirB, giving the protein MNAAMTIAPREKLIIVGNGMVGHHCVEQLIERDALSRFELRVFGEERQRAYDRVHLSEYFSGSDAETLALAAAGLYAEQGVNLHLGEAVLDIDRQRREVVTSVGRYAYDYLILATGSYPFVPPIEGCEGASRLVYRTLDDLDAIRAAAANARRGVVVGGGLLGLEAANALKSLGLEAHVVEFAPRLMPVQLDAEGGTALRAQIEALGVGVHLSRATQSVGAGEDYRYRMNFDGGEFLETDLIVFSAGIRPQDALGRRSGLDIAARGGVVIDSACRTSDAQIFAIGECASWNGSVFGLVAPGYSMARNVAGELVGEDAASFTGADMSTKLKLLGVDVGSIGDAHGVTPGSRSYRFIDEANSAYRRLVVDASGKRVLGAVLVGDNSYYDTLLQYAQNGISLPADPAALILPQVSGAPTLGADALPDSATICSCHNVSKGAICSAIDNGCGELGALKQQTKACTGCGGCAALLKQVFEHELIARGVSVDKRLCEHFAYTRQELYALVRVEGILSFDEMLAKHGRGDVGCDICKPTVGSILASCWNQPIMDPSRVPLQDTNDTFMANMQKNGTYSVVPRIPGGEITPQKLIVIGQVAQKYDLYTKITGGQRIDLFGAQLHELPAIWGELIEAGFETGHAYGKSTRTVKSCVGSTWCRYGVQDSVQMALTLEDRYKGLRSPHKLKFAVSGCTRECAEAQSKDIGVIATEKGWNLYICGNGGMRPRHAELFATDLDDAGLIRLIDRVLMFYIRTADKLQRTSVWRESLEGGLDYLKQVIIEDSLGLGAELEAQMQLVVDRYECEWANALKDPEKLKRFRTFVNDQRPDPGVHFVRERGQRRPIAAAELQLIPTTEEVL; this is encoded by the coding sequence ATGAATGCAGCAATGACCATCGCCCCGCGGGAAAAACTGATCATTGTCGGCAACGGCATGGTTGGCCATCACTGCGTTGAGCAACTGATCGAACGCGATGCCCTGAGTCGCTTCGAGCTGCGGGTGTTCGGTGAAGAGCGCCAGCGCGCCTACGACCGGGTACACCTGTCCGAATACTTCAGTGGCAGCGATGCCGAGACTCTGGCGTTGGCGGCGGCGGGCTTGTACGCCGAGCAGGGCGTTAACCTGCACCTGGGCGAAGCGGTGCTGGACATTGATCGCCAGCGTCGTGAGGTGGTGACCTCGGTGGGACGCTATGCCTACGACTACCTGATTCTGGCCACCGGCTCCTATCCTTTTGTGCCGCCGATCGAAGGTTGTGAAGGTGCTTCACGGCTGGTGTATCGCACCCTCGATGATCTTGATGCCATTCGTGCGGCAGCGGCCAATGCCCGGCGTGGTGTGGTGGTCGGTGGTGGCTTGCTCGGGCTTGAGGCCGCCAATGCCCTCAAATCCCTGGGCCTGGAGGCCCATGTGGTGGAGTTCGCGCCGCGCCTGATGCCCGTGCAACTGGATGCCGAAGGGGGCACAGCCTTACGCGCGCAGATAGAAGCGCTCGGGGTCGGCGTGCACCTGTCACGGGCAACCCAGTCAGTAGGGGCGGGCGAAGATTATCGCTACCGGATGAATTTTGACGGTGGCGAGTTTCTGGAAACCGATCTGATCGTGTTTTCCGCCGGGATTCGTCCGCAGGATGCCCTGGGTCGCCGCAGCGGTCTGGACATTGCCGCGCGCGGTGGGGTGGTCATCGACAGCGCGTGTCGCACCAGCGATGCACAGATCTTCGCCATCGGCGAATGCGCGTCGTGGAACGGCAGTGTATTTGGCCTGGTAGCGCCGGGCTACAGCATGGCGCGCAATGTTGCCGGTGAGCTGGTGGGTGAGGACGCCGCCAGTTTTACCGGTGCAGACATGTCGACCAAGCTCAAGCTGCTGGGTGTCGATGTCGGTTCTATCGGCGATGCCCATGGCGTGACGCCGGGTTCGCGTAGCTACCGGTTCATCGACGAAGCCAATTCGGCCTACCGTCGCCTGGTCGTCGATGCCAGCGGCAAACGCGTGCTGGGGGCGGTGCTGGTCGGTGACAACAGCTACTACGACACGTTGCTGCAGTATGCTCAGAACGGCATCAGCCTGCCTGCCGACCCTGCCGCATTGATTCTGCCGCAAGTGTCTGGCGCACCCACCTTGGGGGCAGATGCCTTGCCGGACAGCGCGACCATCTGCTCCTGTCACAACGTCAGTAAAGGGGCGATCTGCAGCGCCATCGACAACGGCTGTGGCGAGCTTGGCGCGCTCAAGCAGCAGACCAAGGCCTGCACCGGTTGTGGTGGCTGCGCAGCCTTGCTCAAGCAGGTCTTCGAACACGAACTGATTGCCCGTGGCGTCAGTGTCGACAAGCGCCTGTGTGAGCACTTTGCCTACACCCGTCAGGAGCTCTACGCCCTGGTGCGCGTCGAAGGCATCCTCAGCTTCGACGAGATGCTCGCCAAGCACGGGCGCGGTGATGTCGGCTGCGATATCTGCAAGCCCACGGTGGGCTCGATTCTGGCGTCGTGCTGGAACCAACCGATCATGGACCCGTCACGGGTGCCGTTGCAGGACACCAACGACACCTTCATGGCCAACATGCAGAAGAACGGTACCTATTCGGTGGTGCCGCGCATTCCCGGTGGTGAAATTACCCCGCAAAAGCTGATCGTGATCGGTCAGGTGGCGCAGAAGTACGACCTCTATACCAAGATCACCGGCGGCCAGCGCATTGACCTGTTTGGCGCTCAGTTGCATGAGTTGCCGGCGATCTGGGGCGAGCTGATCGAGGCGGGTTTTGAAACCGGCCACGCCTATGGCAAGTCCACCCGAACGGTTAAATCGTGTGTGGGCAGCACGTGGTGCCGCTACGGCGTTCAAGACAGCGTGCAGATGGCCCTGACCTTGGAAGACCGCTACAAAGGCCTGCGCTCGCCGCACAAGCTCAAGTTCGCGGTGTCCGGTTGCACCCGCGAATGCGCCGAGGCGCAGAGCAAGGACATCGGCGTGATCGCCACCGAAAAAGGCTGGAATCTGTACATCTGCGGTAATGGTGGCATGCGTCCGCGCCATGCCGAGCTGTTCGCCACTGACCTGGATGATGCCGGTTTGATCCGCCTCATCGACCGCGTGCTGATGTTCTACATCCGCACCGCCGACAAGCTGCAGCGCACCTCGGTCTGGCGCGAGAGCCTGGAGGGCGGGTTGGATTACCTCAAGCAGGTGATCATCGAAGATAGTCTGGGCCTGGGGGCTGAACTGGAAGCACAGATGCAACTGGTGGTCGACCGTTACGAATGCGAATGGGCCAATGCGCTTAAAGACCCGGAAAAACTCAAACGCTTCCGTACCTTCGTCAATGACCAGCGTCCTGACCCCGGTGTGCATTTTGTCCGCGAACGTGGTCAGCGTCGGCCTATCGCCGCGGCTGAACTGCAGTTGATCCCGACCACTGAAGAGGTGCTGTGA
- a CDS encoding FKBP-type peptidyl-prolyl cis-trans isomerase — MKQHRLAAAVALVGLVLAGCDSQTSVELKTPAQKASYGIGLNMGKSLAQEGMDDLDSKAVAQGIEDAVGKKEQKIKDEELVEAFAALQKRAEERLAKMSEESAAAGKKFLEENGKKAGVVTTASGLQYEVIKKADGAQPKPTDVVTVHYEGKLIDGKVFDSSVERGSPIDLPVSGVIPGWVEGLQLMHVGEKYKLYIPSDLAYGAQSPSPMIPANSVLVFELELLGIKDQAKPDADAAE, encoded by the coding sequence ATGAAACAGCATCGGTTGGCGGCTGCGGTTGCCCTGGTTGGTCTGGTCCTGGCGGGTTGCGATTCGCAGACCAGCGTCGAGCTCAAGACTCCGGCACAGAAAGCCTCCTACGGTATTGGCCTGAACATGGGCAAGAGCCTGGCTCAGGAAGGCATGGACGACCTTGATTCAAAAGCGGTTGCTCAAGGCATCGAAGATGCTGTCGGCAAGAAAGAACAGAAAATCAAGGACGAAGAACTGGTCGAAGCCTTTGCAGCCCTGCAAAAGCGCGCTGAAGAGCGCCTGGCCAAGATGAGCGAAGAGTCGGCTGCTGCTGGCAAGAAGTTCCTTGAAGAAAACGGCAAGAAAGCGGGTGTCGTGACCACCGCTTCCGGCCTGCAGTACGAAGTGATCAAGAAGGCCGATGGCGCTCAGCCAAAGCCGACTGACGTGGTAACCGTTCACTACGAAGGCAAGCTGATCGATGGCAAGGTCTTCGACAGCTCGGTTGAGCGTGGCAGCCCGATTGACCTGCCGGTCAGCGGTGTGATCCCAGGTTGGGTCGAAGGCCTGCAACTGATGCACGTTGGCGAGAAGTACAAGCTGTACATCCCCTCCGACCTGGCTTACGGTGCCCAGAGCCCGAGCCCGATGATCCCGGCCAACTCTGTTCTGGTTTTCGAACTGGAACTGCTGGGCATCAAGGATCAGGCCAAGCCTGACGCCGACGCCGCCGAGTAA
- a CDS encoding HAD family hydrolase, whose product MALAIFDLDETLIHGDCASLWSEQMARLGWVDGESFLRRDRELMDAYGKGHLAMEDYMTFSLEPLIGRTPEEVDHLVGPWVEDFIEPIIFSDATRTIAAHRKAGDRILVISASGTHLVRPIAERLGIDEILGIELEVAHGVYSGKTTGVLTYREGKITRLLEWLDQEEENLEGASFYSDSRNDLPLLVKVDYPHVVNPDPVLREHAEKNGWPIHTWT is encoded by the coding sequence ATGGCATTAGCGATTTTCGATCTGGATGAAACCCTGATCCACGGCGACTGCGCCTCACTGTGGAGCGAACAGATGGCCCGCCTTGGCTGGGTCGACGGCGAATCTTTCCTGCGTCGCGACCGGGAGCTGATGGACGCCTATGGCAAGGGGCACCTGGCGATGGAGGACTACATGACCTTCAGCCTTGAGCCGCTGATCGGACGGACACCGGAAGAGGTCGATCATCTGGTCGGGCCGTGGGTGGAAGATTTTATCGAACCGATCATTTTCAGTGACGCGACGCGAACCATCGCCGCACACCGCAAGGCAGGTGACCGGATTCTGGTGATTTCGGCGTCCGGCACGCACTTGGTGCGGCCGATTGCCGAGCGTTTGGGCATCGATGAAATCCTTGGCATCGAGCTGGAGGTAGCCCATGGCGTGTATAGCGGCAAGACCACCGGCGTGCTGACCTACCGTGAAGGCAAGATCACCCGCTTGTTGGAATGGCTGGATCAGGAAGAAGAAAATCTGGAAGGCGCGAGTTTCTATTCCGACTCGCGTAACGACTTGCCGCTGTTAGTGAAGGTGGATTACCCGCATGTGGTCAATCCGGACCCGGTGCTGCGTGAGCATGCCGAGAAGAACGGCTGGCCGATTCACACCTGGACCTGA
- a CDS encoding ABC transporter ATP-binding protein — MSFVSVQNLQKSYGASPVFNDINCEIQRGEFVTLLGPSGCGKSTLLRCIAGLTAVDSGKILLDGHDLVPLSPQKRGIGMVFQSYALFPNMTVEQNVAFGLRMQKVNADDSRSRVREVLQLVELQDFASRYPHQLSGGQCQRVALARSLVTRPRLLLLDEPLSALDARIRKHLREQIRQIQRELGLTTIFVTHDQEEALTLSDRIFLMNQGRIVQSGDAETLYTAPVDVFAAGFIGNYNLLDAQSASRLLQRPVSSRLAIRPEAIALSLNGELEGLVRSHSLLGNVIRYRVEARGVELLVDVLNRSPADLHPDGQRVSLSIDPTALCEVA, encoded by the coding sequence ATGAGCTTTGTCAGCGTACAGAATCTGCAAAAGAGCTATGGCGCAAGCCCCGTGTTCAACGACATCAATTGTGAAATCCAGCGCGGCGAATTCGTGACCCTGCTCGGCCCCTCCGGCTGCGGCAAGTCCACCCTGCTGCGGTGCATCGCCGGCCTGACGGCGGTCGACAGCGGCAAGATTCTCCTCGATGGCCACGACCTGGTACCGCTGAGCCCGCAAAAGCGCGGCATCGGCATGGTGTTCCAAAGCTACGCGCTGTTTCCCAACATGACCGTGGAACAGAACGTGGCCTTCGGTCTGCGCATGCAAAAGGTCAACGCCGATGACAGCCGCAGCCGGGTGCGCGAGGTGTTGCAACTGGTGGAACTGCAAGACTTCGCCAGTCGCTATCCGCATCAGTTGTCCGGCGGTCAATGCCAGCGGGTCGCCCTGGCACGTTCGCTGGTGACCCGACCACGTTTGCTGCTGCTCGATGAGCCGTTATCGGCACTCGATGCGCGAATCCGCAAGCACCTGCGTGAACAGATCCGCCAGATCCAGCGCGAGCTGGGCCTGACGACCATCTTCGTCACCCACGACCAGGAAGAAGCGCTGACCCTGTCTGATCGCATCTTCTTGATGAACCAGGGCCGCATTGTTCAAAGTGGCGATGCCGAAACCCTCTACACCGCGCCTGTGGATGTCTTTGCCGCAGGCTTTATCGGCAACTACAACCTGCTCGACGCCCAGAGCGCTAGCCGTTTGCTGCAGCGTCCGGTGAGCAGCCGTCTGGCTATCCGCCCGGAAGCCATCGCCTTGAGCCTCAACGGCGAACTGGAAGGCCTGGTGCGCAGCCACAGCCTGCTCGGCAACGTGATCCGCTACCGGGTCGAAGCCCGCGGGGTAGAATTACTGGTCGATGTGCTCAATCGTTCGCCCGCCGATCTGCACCCCGACGGCCAGCGCGTATCCTTGTCGATCGATCCCACCGCCCTCTGCGAAGTCGCCTGA
- a CDS encoding helix-turn-helix domain-containing protein, translated as MGIQVISRDGQPEYAVVPWEQYQALLKAAGLREPAAVDSTQVTPQESVSLPHFSELARLREGKGLAPEQLARSVGISPVYLALIESGERQPDAAIRRSLAWELGVAGWSEPS; from the coding sequence ATGGGTATTCAGGTCATCAGCCGGGACGGTCAACCCGAGTATGCGGTTGTACCCTGGGAGCAGTACCAGGCACTACTGAAGGCGGCCGGCCTGCGTGAGCCAGCAGCCGTCGACAGCACACAAGTCACCCCTCAAGAAAGTGTCAGCTTGCCGCATTTCAGCGAGTTGGCGCGTTTGCGTGAAGGCAAGGGACTGGCGCCAGAACAGTTGGCGCGCAGCGTTGGCATCAGTCCGGTATACCTGGCTCTGATCGAAAGTGGTGAGCGCCAGCCAGATGCCGCGATTCGCCGCAGTCTGGCCTGGGAATTGGGTGTCGCAGGCTGGAGCGAGCCATCGTGA
- the nirD gene encoding nitrite reductase small subunit NirD: MSLSNAVVNLQPHDWQAVCSRHDLVAQSGVVVWFEGRQVALFYLPEQEVSLFALDNQDPKSGANVIGRGLVGQLKGELVVAAPLYKQHFSLRDGRCLEDPQQALQVWPVRLRGEQVELGSM, encoded by the coding sequence ATGAGCCTGTCCAATGCTGTAGTAAATCTGCAACCCCACGACTGGCAAGCGGTCTGCAGCCGTCACGATCTGGTCGCGCAATCGGGGGTAGTGGTCTGGTTCGAGGGCCGCCAGGTGGCGTTGTTCTACCTGCCGGAGCAGGAGGTATCGCTATTTGCCCTCGACAACCAGGACCCCAAGTCCGGTGCCAATGTGATCGGCCGCGGGCTGGTTGGCCAGCTCAAGGGTGAACTGGTGGTAGCAGCGCCGTTGTACAAGCAGCATTTCAGTTTGAGAGATGGTCGTTGCCTGGAGGACCCGCAGCAGGCGTTGCAGGTGTGGCCGGTGCGGCTGCGCGGTGAACAGGTGGAGCTGGGCTCAATGTAG
- a CDS encoding NAD(P)H-quinone oxidoreductase: MKALQGVDGHVEWVTTTSPTCDIGQVRIRVAAAGLNRADLLQRAGLYPPPPGASEFLGLECSGVISEVGAGVAWQVGDRVCALLAGGGMAEEVVVDARHVLPVPEGLSLQEAAAIPEVYATAWLNVFQLAGLKPGEKVLLHAGASGVGSAAIQLCKAFGSPCWVSVGSAERLAYCEELGASAGVVRGDDLNGLNDFGPFDVILDPVGANYAELNLKLLARDGRWVIIGLMGGRKAELDLAQLLVKRVQVIGSTLRTRDDQFKADLLSDLGHQVWPLFSEGRLKPQLAKAFPIKDAEAAFAELASNQVSGKLVLVIDESLA, encoded by the coding sequence GTGAAGGCATTGCAAGGCGTTGACGGACATGTGGAGTGGGTTACGACGACAAGTCCAACCTGCGATATCGGTCAAGTACGAATTCGCGTGGCTGCCGCCGGCCTCAATCGTGCCGACCTGCTGCAGCGTGCCGGGCTCTACCCACCACCGCCGGGAGCCAGCGAATTTCTTGGCCTGGAGTGCTCCGGGGTGATCAGTGAGGTGGGCGCTGGCGTCGCCTGGCAGGTCGGTGATCGGGTTTGCGCACTGCTCGCCGGTGGCGGCATGGCCGAGGAAGTGGTGGTCGATGCGCGTCACGTGTTGCCGGTACCGGAAGGCCTGAGCCTGCAAGAAGCCGCAGCCATTCCCGAGGTGTACGCGACGGCCTGGCTCAATGTGTTCCAGCTGGCCGGGCTCAAGCCAGGGGAGAAGGTCCTGCTGCATGCGGGCGCCAGTGGCGTGGGGTCGGCGGCGATTCAGCTGTGCAAGGCGTTTGGCAGCCCATGCTGGGTCAGCGTTGGCTCGGCCGAGCGTTTGGCCTACTGTGAAGAGCTAGGGGCCAGCGCGGGTGTAGTGCGCGGCGATGACCTCAATGGTTTGAACGATTTCGGGCCATTCGACGTGATTCTCGACCCGGTCGGTGCCAACTACGCCGAGCTCAACCTCAAGTTGCTCGCCCGTGACGGACGTTGGGTGATCATCGGCTTGATGGGCGGGCGCAAGGCTGAGCTGGACCTGGCGCAGCTGTTGGTCAAGCGCGTGCAGGTGATCGGCTCGACGTTGCGCACCCGCGATGACCAGTTCAAGGCAGATCTGCTCAGCGATTTGGGCCACCAGGTCTGGCCGTTGTTCAGCGAAGGCCGACTCAAGCCGCAACTGGCCAAGGCGTTCCCGATCAAGGATGCCGAAGCTGCGTTTGCCGAGCTTGCGAGCAATCAGGTGTCGGGCAAGCTGGTGTTGGTAATCGACGAGAGCCTGGCGTAG